The genomic interval TTCTTTTTATTAATCACAACAATGAGGTTAGCCCGAGAGTGGATTATGCAATTGTGTTTAGGTCAGGAAGGGACGACGGACGGAAGAACACCACGCAGTGGCGAAGTGCACTCCTACCAACCAAATTACTCAAGAGTTATTCAATATCAAGGAAACCTTCAAGGCCGAAATCGCCTGGTATACCACGGTCATACCCACCCTAAGAAAATTTGCCAAAGATCGCGGATTGGACAGAGACATGgatttttttcaggaattcTACGGAGCCAGAATTAGTCTAGATCCTCGAAGTGATACTGTCGATTTAGATGGGGTGATACTCACCGAAAATCTGAAACAAAGAGGCGCGTAAAGTGACTGAACTGACCACCTGGAATTCTAATAAGTATTCTGTAGGTTTCTACAACATCGACCGCCACGTCGGCTTCGACGCATCCACCACTTTCAGCATCCTCAAAGACCTGGCAACCTTCCATGCTGTTCCCTTGGCGATGCGCCTCAAATACCCCGCCCTTTTTGACACCAAAGTGGCGCCCTATTGTCCCAAATTCGGAGGTGCCGAAGGCCCAAGTAAAGAGCAGATAGACAAAGGGCTGCTGTCGTTTTTCGCTTCCGTCCCCGAGATCCAGCCCTACATGGACCAGATCACAAGAACGATCAAAGAGTCGTTTCCCTTCAAGCAAAGGGAGCTGCGCGAGCCCTGGATCTCGGTAATCCATCTGGACTTTTGGTGCAACAACATTATGGTCACCGGAGGTAAAAACTCAAAGAACATCATCCTGGACATGCAGGTGCCCATGATAGCGAGCCCTGCAGCGGACgtgatatttttcttgttgACCTCGGTGAGCTTCGAAGCTATAAAGACCCGCTTCGACCTGTTTCTCAAGTTCTACTACGAGGAGTTCATCAAGAACCTGAAGCAGCTCAAAGTTGAGACCAGTGCTTTCACTTTCGACAGTTTCATTGAAGAAGTAAATCACGCTGCAAAAACTGCGGAACTGGCTCATTCTTTGGGGCACGTGCAGATGATTTTGATGGAGAAGGGCACGTCCGGAATGGATTCTAGCAAGACGGATTCTAAGCCCGAGGACGTGGCAAATATTATAAGTAAACCCAACCCTAGACAAATCGAGAAGACCAAATGGTTAATCCAAGAGGCGGTAAAGCGAAATTGGTTTTGACTTGTGTAAATCAGTTAAGAAGGAGACCACTTGAAATATCTGTAATTATTTAAGGtgttttcctaattttgtaaatttgccCTAGAATGTGAAGATCTTAGATAAAGAAATACAAAGTGCAATGGAAACTCTTGAATCTTAAGAGGCTATTTTACACAATATGATGATTtggtaaaaattgatttaacttaAGCCTTAGTGGTatcaattattaaacaaaaagcaTTTGTTATCTAGatctataataaaatttatatcaaatacaattcaattaaagattttaaCGCCTGATTTAACTTTAATACCTATAGAAAATCTTCGATTGAAATAAGTCTCCAATTAATAGAAGATATGATTTCCAGGTAATTGGCCGAGTGCAACGTTACCAACTGTATTCGGAAATAATGGCAacatggaaatatttaaaagatagaaaatcgtattttcgacttttaatcgttttcgagataatcaCATTTTGACGACGGAGACGCCCTAAACAAATAGTAATTATTAAATCAATGTATGacaaataagtattttttccataaacagTGGCGTACTTAGGCAACACTGAAGTACGCGAAAAATACGAACCTCTTCTATAAATGAATaatatccaaaaattattacttcCGAAGGAGATCCCTTACAGCAATGAAAGTTAAGGAAGACAACCCGAAGGATGTTGTGAGTTTGCAAatagaattgcatcttgattgCGTAGAAGTCAGTAGCGTAGTGAAAgtgcattaaatttaatgtaaatatatacgtccgcagaaaaaataattaaaatattccatgAACCGGATAGATCATCCGCATTAGTGAAGAAACAGCGGCGTAGTCGGGCACCATTcgaaaaatgccaaatttttcACCAACGACCCAAACTATCAGGTGAATTTACATCCATCGAGAGGTTTAGCtgacttttttttagttcACCATCAAGCTCCAATTGTTGAGGTTAACGCCGCCCTTTGAATTCGGATGATAACACGTATCAACTCACTATACGGGGAATTTAACGTACCACTTAGTATCTACCCGTCAAATGAGCATTAAGACTCCTGTCTGAAAAGTGAAGATTAAACGAGTGATGAAGattcaaaaaatagaaaaaaacattaattaaaaataataaagtttgcGAACTTCTGGGATCCTTGCCAGCAAGCTAATTTCAATGGAAACgccaaaattaatcatttccaTGATAATTATGTTTCTGGCAgggttacaaaaattttcaaaaatctgatCTTAATGAGATTGCCACTCTGATGAGGAAGGTTATCGCACACTTCAAGGCCATGTATCAACGAACcatgaattgaaactttaattcCTTTGTTATCATCAATAAGCGAAATATTCTACGTACAAATCAATCACCTGATTATTTCCAGAAATGGCGTGCAGAGGAGCAAACGTTGGTGTTGGATGAATTGATCGAATGATGCGAATGGGGTGACTATAGTGGAGCAAACGTCTCCGGCCCTGCTATTTCCAGGAGAAAACTAAGCGGTTTCGTTTGTAAAGTGGATTTCAAGGTGAGCTATTTAACTATTTATAGTGCTATCGACACATGAACAGCTTGAATAGGTGCAAAGAGATGAGGAAAAAAAAGATTCAGACttaataagttttattttgggcAGTTATTACGTCACAACCTGAACCCATTGGGAAACGACAGTTGTGCAATGTCTGAATCACGGTAATGCACCTGGGCTTTTTGTCTAATAACATAATGGTTATGTAATTTTGGCGGTTTGAGGACTGCGAAGCCCCGCAGGGgacttaataataattagttatttaattaactaaatcAGCCACTAAATTATAATCTATGTATAAAATCGTTGATGAATACTATTGGGAGGCAATGGGGTTAACGATACTTGAGACAGGTTAATGCGGATACTGCGAACTACCCCTATGAAGGGTTCGTAATGGAGATTGAAGTGAAAACCGAGAGCACGGATTTTCCGCGGTTGCTATAAGGTTAAAACACTAACATATTAAGTAAAGcagtaaataataacaaaaccaAAGAGTGAGAAGACTTATGCGAATTTCAGAAATTCGTCTAGAAGATTCGAGATATTTATAGAAACTAAAATGTGTGATAAATGAGAGCTCAAGACGCACCAATCCGCATCGGTCCGAATATGAAATCGAAGTCCGAAAATTTCCGTTGATAGGAAGCAATTGGCACACGATATGTACAAATTTTCAGcaagttttgatttaaaaaaatatacaattaatttaaaaaaaaacaacaaaaaaagtgtttttttttataccctGTAGATCGAAGCACAAGCGTTTTTGAATATGTCttcatatgaatttttcttcgTAAATTTGCCTCaggataaaattttttaattatccatTCAGAAACACCATGTATATTAGGGGACTAAGAGATTAGAATTCATAAGGTTAGATTGACCATGCCCTTCGCAGAGTcgagtgttaaaatgtcaaccGTAAGAACCTTTTCGCAAGTTCGCATTTAAATCATTTAGACCACAACCCCAAATTCATGGGAACCAACTAATCAGTGTTCTGATTAGTCAGTCAGAACAAAGAAGGCATATGCCGAACCCTGGTCGTTTCCTCTCCAGAGTTTTCCCAAGAAGGAGAATAATTTGGGACTGAAGCTGAAAGGTAGTTATCTACGTTTTCTTCCTAACTCAgtcttaatttgttttcgtgTCCAGGTTACACATGAAAGATAATCACTGTGATCTTAACAGAGACGATTGTTGAAGTTGACGGTGGTGTTTTTCCTAGGCGATCGTACTAATTTCCGTGGCGGTACCCACGTACAAAATAATACTTGGGGTCAGAGGACCTTTCCTGAAGACTCCAACAGTTAACACACGTAGTTTAAGACCTTCGGAAATGTTAACTCCGcgcagcatttttttaaattaaactcacTTTTCACTATTGCCGTATCTACCAAAGCGATACTCTTAAGAAGAAACAtttcaatatcaaaaaatcttAGAGGTTTTTGTTGATATATTTTTGGCCAGGACTATGTCCATGTTTTCACGTATTTTATCAATATCTGAAAAAAGGTGTACTATTTCGTTGCATTTTCAGTCAGGCATTCAATTGGCTATTTGAGAATGATCCAGGATTTATAGCATGAATTATTAcgaattaaatatcttatatTTGGTCATCCACCTTTGGCCAATACTGTAGGTGTGGTAGTGCCGAAATAACGGACGGCAATGATACAAACAAAAAACCGCTTTAACGAACGTATAATGTTATGGCCGCCCCGTCTACCGGAACCATGGTTTTTGATTCCGGTGACTAACTTTGTAGTCTTTGCGTCGAAGGTTTTTACAGTAAATTCCGGGCAACGTTCTTTTATCGAGACTTCATGGGAAATCCGTAATTTAAAGGCGAAATTCTAGTGAACCAAATGGTAAAGAATTTTCGGGTCCCCATTGACCCGTATGGTCCCAAGTCTAGGACAACGAAACCAACCCCGAACACAATAACGTGCCAACTGTTCGACCTGGAGGTCGGCTTTCAAAGCGATTTACTTATATTTCGGTTTAGCCATGAAGTGATTCATAAGCAATAAACTGAGGGTCCATTGATTCAAATTGAGTCCAATGCCACGGGCCCCCTGCGCCAGATCTCGAAGAAGATCGGAGACGGGTTGAAAGTCGGCAGATTTTAACTTCAGTATCTCTCTTATGGTCCTAAACTTGATGTAAAAATGGAGGAAAATGTTTCTATACGCATGGTAACAGGCCAAGCGATTCTCCGCAATTTTTCCTCTTCTCGTCCCTAAATTGCTAAAACTCTCCCGTAGTAAAATCAGTTGAGCGTCCTTTGAATTATTATCCCTTTATCCGTTTCTACTGTCCGTAAAACGACTGGGAGATAAAGGAGGATAAAGTTGGCTTAAGTGGGGCGGCACCTGAGTGTGAGAGAGAGGCGGAAAACCAGCGACGCAAGCTCTCAGGTGGAAAAACGCCCGTTTCCGGTAAAAAAACCGTACGTGGAAGGACTTTTGTTGATTAGATTTAAAAAGTCCACGTTGTCGTTGAATTGGTAAATAACCGATGTGCGCCATTTGCAAGGTTGAGGTCTTTTGTGTGAAAATGCCCATGGCTTCAACTCTTTCCCGAGTGCGTGcgataaagtacgatttactaCACTCGCTATtctgaaaaaatcaatgtatAATTTATCTCTTGGCTTGTCGACCACCTAAACATCTCGATATGACCACAATAGAGTTTTCAATTGCCGAATTATCAAAAACCAAgtttgatgatgatgatgatggtaTCAATCTAAATATGTAAATGCTTCATCGCTTTGTCGGTCAGATGTTTGATGATGAAGCTGTAGATGGCCCAATCAATTCCCCAAGTTTACGATTCACCACCAACtgcgagattttttttatcgatcaCCCATTAGAAATTCTACTTCAAATTTCGCTGAGGCTAAAACGTTGAACGGTGTTAAAACCACAACTTCAGCGTCCGTTTCAGACATTTCGCTCCACTTAACCGGAATTCGCCACTTTAAAATTCAACGAAGTAAATCCCGAAAGGGCTTTTTCTCACACAGCCGCCAGATGTTTTCTGACCTTGCCGTCCCGACGTGGGCCCTTACATGGCAGTGGCGTAGAACCGCACTCAACCATGCATGGACGCAAAAAAATTGGTGCAATTTCCTCCTAATCGCCACAGTACACGCTGTGCAGTGGGCATAAAGAGGCAGGTTACATTTTCCAGTTCCACCAATGCAAATAAGTGTAACAATGGTGCGTAttcaaatgcaataaaaaaaaatacaccgTGTGACAAATCCGCTCGTTCCTGCGGCGAAAAATTAGCAAACATTGCTAATTAGTCCAAAATAACAATGGTCCCCCGACATGGGCACTTTCGCGAAATTTTCTCAAACTTTGGCATTACGATGGGAAGTGAAAGCTCCTGCTTTTCTTCTTTGtacttaagcattatttatTGGATGTTGAgcaaatttccttaatttcatACGGACGCAATATAGGATATTTTCGGGTCTCACATATTAACATGCGAAACTAACACTGAATTTATGTCTTAATTATCCGCAATTACGTCAGGAGAGCGCGTTTGTTAAGTGTCGTTAAAAATCTTCGAAGAGTTTATTTTAAAGCGTTTGTTATGTCATTTGAGAAGTTTAATAACCTTTGCCGTGTCATGAGAGGTGTGAAATTCTTTTAGAACAATAAAGAAGCCCCGTGTGTGAtacgaataaaattaaacgatGGGGATATCAAATCTTGAAGATCTTCACGAGTTGAAAACGCCATCATCATCAGAGAGGTCTCGGAAGCAGGATGCTAAGAAGCTCCCGCCGGATATCACTGATTTATCTCTCAAAGTGCTGAAAAATCTTGCGGCAGactgaataattttagaaacCTGCAGAGGCCGTTTGCACATTTAGGCACAGGCGCCAAACTAAAAAGTACGACTTGAGGACTTAGATTAGGTCTGACGCATCTTTTGGGACAGTTCCCCAGTTAGAGAATGCGATTTCCTCCTGAGGGTTTCGGCGGACGGGCGCTTCGGTGAATGCCACACTACCCGGCCTCCAGAACACCAGACCAGGTgccttttgaagattttcctcgtgacagaaacaaaaaatgtctaaCGCACCCGCCCAGACAATTTGCGGAAAGTACGCAGGTTTAGCCATGGACAAAGTATAGTGTTGTACTCGCACATAATAAGCGTCATCCCCTCGGGAGAATTGAGGAGTTAAATGCTCGTCCAATAATATACTGTCAGAGGTTGAGTTGCGCTAAAAGAATGATATTGACATATACTTTCCCGCACTAATCACCTAACAGGGACTGTACGTACCTGAATTGAGAAATAGTTAttcaaatatgttttatcTAATGCTGGTTCTTCCGATCGCTGCTCTTACTTCAACTATTAGTTAAGCGTTaactttgatttgaaaaacacGCCAACTGTCAGTTAGTTGCTAATTGACACCTGTCGCTGTGCAACTGGATTTCGAAAAATCGGTCCTTAGTGAGTCAACCCCACGTAAACTCAGATTGGGCAAAATCCAATGATCCAATGCGGTGGCCATGAGACACGTATAAGTTGATGATGTTTCAAAGAACCGAAAcgttctttttgtttaaatcttACGTTAAACcgcaaaaaaagtaattttttcggCATTTTAACTAAAACGACTTCGTATCGCGCGAAATACTAAACGTATTTCGCGCACATTGCgcctcaaatttgaaaattttatcattcACCTTTATACCGCCATCATTAACAGTCTTTTGGGTTGAAAATAACCACAATAAAAGTGAAACTCACCTTTCTGTACTTTACTGGATGATCCTGCTTTTGAATGGTGTGCAAAGTGAGACTCTCACAGTTTAAAAACTCTGTTTTTTCTGCAGGCGTTGTTTGCGCGATTTTCTCAGAAGCCTGTTTGTTTTTCGAGTGTTTAAACTGCGTGTTAACTACTAGGCTTCGCGCgtaattacttttaaaatgtccAACGTCCATAAAATCGTCCAGAGGTTTGTTACCGGCAAGTGGCTGTTCGCACATCATCTGATCGGCTCTGAGTTCAcggaaaacatgaaaaaaacgCACAGTTTTATCGCAAGTTCTGCCCAATTCAGATGAATTTGTCTTAGATTCCACAGTATGTTAACGCGCAACAAACAGAGCATTAACCGGGAATAATAAGTCGCCCCACGTTTACGCTCCGCAAGAGGTTGTAAACTGAAACCGAACGAAGAGGCAGATAAACAAACGTGCTTCCGTTTGGGCCTTCGGCTCGAG from Euwallacea fornicatus isolate EFF26 chromosome 17, ASM4011564v1, whole genome shotgun sequence carries:
- the LOC136344698 gene encoding uncharacterized protein; amino-acid sequence: MANRDKIEKLDDLIKESIGGEVLEQHAQSLLPPGENYGSVMYKVDFKVRKGRRTEEHHAVAKCTPTNQITQELFNIKETFKAEIAWYTTVIPTLRKFAKDRGLDRDMDFFQEFYGARISLDPRSDTVDLDGVILTENLKQRGFYNIDRHVGFDASTTFSILKDLATFHAVPLAMRLKYPALFDTKVAPYCPKFGGAEGPSKEQIDKGLLSFFASVPEIQPYMDQITRTIKESFPFKQRELREPWISVIHLDFWCNNIMVTGGKNSKNIILDMQVPMIASPAADVIFFLLTSVSFEAIKTRFDLFLKFYYEEFIKNLKQLKVETSAFTFDSFIEEVNHAAKTAELAHSLGHVQMILMEKGTSGMDSSKTDSKPEDVANIISKPNPRQIEKTKWLIQEAVKRNWF